A section of the Candidatus Woesearchaeota archaeon genome encodes:
- a CDS encoding ABC transporter ATP-binding protein, which yields MKKISKEPLVVLKNVSKIYRMGEVDVPALLDIDLEIFRGEFVAIIGSSGSGKSTMMNLVGCLDTPTKGEIFLKSQNIGELAESDLSTLRGKSVGFIFQQYNLLPTLSAYGNVKLPLELQEVSDDEADSRTKKVLKLVSLSDKLNHFPSQLSGGQQQRVSIARCLVADPEIILADEPTGALDSVTGTEVLETLHRLWRDEGKTIIMITHDLNLAKYASKIVELKDGKIIKIEEKKEIKK from the coding sequence ATGAAAAAAATAAGTAAAGAACCTCTTGTAGTTTTGAAGAATGTTTCAAAAATTTATAGGATGGGTGAAGTTGATGTACCTGCGTTATTGGATATTGATTTAGAAATTTTCCGAGGAGAGTTTGTTGCAATTATTGGTTCTTCAGGCTCAGGTAAATCTACTATGATGAATCTTGTAGGATGTTTGGATACGCCAACTAAAGGTGAGATTTTTTTGAAGTCTCAAAACATTGGAGAGCTTGCTGAATCTGATTTGTCAACACTGAGAGGAAAGAGCGTGGGATTTATTTTTCAACAATACAATTTACTTCCAACTCTTAGTGCTTATGGTAATGTTAAATTACCACTTGAATTGCAAGAGGTTTCTGATGATGAAGCAGATTCTAGAACTAAAAAGGTTTTGAAATTGGTATCTTTATCAGATAAGTTGAATCATTTTCCATCTCAACTCAGTGGTGGACAACAACAAAGAGTAAGTATTGCAAGATGTCTTGTTGCTGATCCTGAGATTATTCTAGCAGATGAACCAACAGGGGCATTAGATAGTGTAACAGGAACTGAAGTTCTAGAGACTCTACATAGACTTTGGAGAGATGAAGGAAAGACTATTATTATGATTACTCATGACTTGAATCTTGCAAAGTATGCATCAAAGATTGTTGAATTGAAAGATGGTAAGATTATTAAAATTGAAGAAAAAAAAGAGATAAAAAAATAA
- a CDS encoding COG1361 S-layer family protein, with translation MKKVLSVLIILVLSLVAPLGVFAADGLAILDVNLMSQDPDPVVAGDVVEVRFSVENIGYDSSNDLIVSVEEEFPFEVVSSNQLNIGALLSGQNDENKQIVKFTLKVDKDVKAGAQQMTLNVLDTQNGVTLTYDFDVDIKTKNSLEIESIDKSEIVPGKKETITFKLTNVGSSNLDDIIFSWENVDEVILPVGSDNSVYIKSIPVGQSVDIAFDVLASSSVTADLYNLDLKISYQDSISSEVYESITKTGIYVGGDTSFDLVFDEVSGSEYAFTISNIGANNAESVTIKVPSQDGWTINSGSSEIIGNLNKGDYTTVSFAMTKGKAQAIDLIIDYTNTLGERVSIEKLVDVASSESTVDGVAVERDGSGGGMRSMTSGVTNIVTYAKYFGYAVLILIVLVIGRKVYKKRRK, from the coding sequence ATGAAAAAAGTATTAAGTGTATTAATTATATTAGTGTTAAGTTTAGTCGCACCTTTAGGTGTTTTTGCAGCAGATGGTTTAGCCATTTTGGATGTGAATTTGATGAGTCAGGACCCAGATCCTGTTGTTGCAGGAGATGTTGTTGAAGTTAGATTTTCTGTAGAAAATATTGGTTATGATAGTTCTAATGATTTAATTGTTAGTGTGGAAGAAGAGTTTCCATTTGAAGTTGTAAGCAGTAATCAACTAAATATAGGTGCGCTTTTATCAGGTCAAAATGATGAGAATAAACAAATAGTAAAATTCACATTAAAGGTTGATAAGGATGTAAAAGCTGGAGCGCAACAAATGACTTTAAATGTTTTAGATACTCAAAATGGTGTGACTTTAACTTATGATTTTGATGTTGATATTAAGACTAAGAACAGTTTAGAAATTGAGAGTATTGATAAATCTGAGATTGTTCCAGGAAAGAAAGAAACTATTACATTTAAACTAACTAATGTGGGAAGTTCAAATTTGGATGATATTATTTTCTCATGGGAGAATGTTGATGAAGTTATTTTGCCTGTAGGTAGTGATAATTCAGTTTATATAAAAAGCATTCCTGTAGGTCAAAGTGTCGATATTGCTTTTGATGTATTGGCAAGTTCAAGTGTTACAGCAGATTTATATAATTTAGATTTAAAAATTTCATATCAAGATTCAATCTCATCTGAAGTTTATGAATCTATTACTAAGACAGGAATTTATGTTGGTGGAGATACAAGTTTTGATTTAGTGTTTGATGAAGTTAGTGGTAGTGAATATGCTTTTACAATATCAAATATTGGAGCAAATAATGCAGAGAGTGTAACTATTAAAGTACCTTCTCAAGATGGTTGGACTATTAATTCAGGAAGCTCAGAAATTATTGGTAATTTAAATAAAGGTGATTATACAACTGTTAGTTTTGCAATGACTAAAGGAAAAGCGCAAGCAATTGATTTAATTATTGATTATACAAATACTTTAGGTGAGAGAGTTAGTATTGAGAAATTAGTAGATGTAGCGAGTTCTGAATCTACAGTTGATGGTGTTGCAGTTGAAAGAGATGGTTCTGGTGGAGGTATGAGATCTATGACTTCAGGTGTTACTAATATTGTAACTTATGCTAAATACTTTGGTTATGCAGTCTTGATTTTAATTGTTTTAGTTATTGGTAGAAAAGTTTACAAAAAGAGGAGAAAATAA
- a CDS encoding ABC transporter permease — protein MKLIKSFKMALNMVLHSKLRSWLTILGIVIGVASVIAILSIGDGMEAEVSSQFDSSGADIITLTPGYTKATDFGPGRHDEPQTSSADADADELTRRDYLAVKSVSDVEAVNTLVSDKVDVYYQGEEGTLSVTGVDESVYAQFETNDLLEGRYLSSADYNVVVIGETLANEFFDRELGINQLLTIEGKSFRVVGILDGGRSSIYMPLDAAYTIFDDKEKDVYDSMQIKIRDEDRLNETEAKLNLKLMNSRHVSDDDLDFTLTTNAASADLRAEMLSTITTFLTAIAGVSLVVGAVGVANTMFTSVLEKTKEIGIMKAIGARNSDILAIFIFNSALIGLVGGIIGAIIGIGLSLLLGLAGMPALVSYSNVFMILGLSVFIGMISGVIPAVGASKLSPVDALRAD, from the coding sequence ATGAAATTAATTAAGAGTTTTAAGATGGCGCTTAACATGGTACTTCATTCAAAGCTAAGATCATGGCTTACGATTTTAGGTATTGTTATTGGAGTTGCATCAGTTATTGCTATTTTATCTATTGGAGATGGGATGGAGGCTGAAGTTAGTTCGCAGTTTGACTCATCAGGAGCAGATATTATTACACTTACTCCAGGTTATACAAAAGCTACAGATTTCGGTCCAGGAAGACATGATGAACCTCAAACTAGTTCTGCTGATGCTGATGCTGATGAATTAACTCGAAGAGATTATTTAGCAGTTAAATCAGTTTCAGATGTTGAGGCTGTGAATACATTAGTTTCAGATAAAGTTGATGTTTATTATCAAGGAGAAGAAGGAACTCTTAGTGTTACTGGTGTTGATGAGAGTGTTTATGCTCAATTTGAAACTAATGATTTACTTGAGGGAAGGTATTTATCTTCAGCAGATTATAATGTGGTTGTTATAGGTGAGACTTTGGCTAATGAATTTTTTGATAGAGAATTAGGTATTAATCAATTATTAACTATAGAAGGTAAAAGTTTTAGAGTAGTGGGAATTTTAGATGGAGGGAGGTCTTCTATTTATATGCCGCTTGATGCAGCTTATACTATTTTTGATGATAAAGAAAAAGATGTTTATGATTCCATGCAGATTAAAATTAGAGATGAGGATAGATTAAATGAGACAGAGGCAAAACTTAATTTAAAACTTATGAATTCAAGACATGTTAGTGATGATGATTTAGATTTTACTTTAACAACAAATGCTGCTTCAGCAGATCTGCGAGCAGAAATGCTTTCAACTATCACAACTTTCTTAACAGCAATTGCAGGAGTTAGTTTAGTAGTTGGAGCCGTAGGTGTTGCAAATACTATGTTTACATCTGTTTTAGAGAAGACTAAAGAGATTGGTATTATGAAAGCAATAGGTGCTAGAAATAGTGATATTTTAGCAATATTTATATTTAATTCGGCTCTTATTGGATTAGTTGGAGGAATTATTGGTGCGATTATAGGAATTGGTTTATCTTTGCTTTTAGGATTGGCAGGAATGCCAGCTCTTGTTAGTTATTCAAATGTGTTTATGATTTTAGGTCTTTCAGTTTTTATTGGTATGATTTCAGGAGTCATTCCTGCAGTTGGAGCTTCAAAGCTTAGTCCAGTAGATGCACTTCGAGCAGATTAA